The Streptomyces sp. Mut1 genome window below encodes:
- a CDS encoding DUF5819 family protein has translation MDSDDDRGADGISGAAPAVAASTGETSAAGVFAAEVPVAEPVAGVPGAGTTVAEAPVGVGGMAGLSFPYQVAAAVALAVCGVIACVQLAMVFLHVAPSNTLTKQHGAAVDEWIYPEFEQNWKLFAPNPLQQNVAVQVRTELAGPDGPRTTAWTDLSAEDGRAIRGNLLPSHVQQNELRRAWDFYVGSHDDQNRANGLRGSLSEQYVRRLVMLRLTGHHDGETILRIQVRSEVRAVAAPEWSDEKISTGPSYRVLPWWKVEAADVPKGTAGYEEADQ, from the coding sequence ATGGATTCGGACGACGACCGGGGCGCCGATGGGATCAGCGGGGCGGCCCCCGCTGTCGCGGCGTCCACCGGGGAGACCTCCGCCGCCGGGGTTTTCGCCGCGGAAGTTCCCGTTGCCGAGCCGGTTGCCGGAGTTCCCGGTGCCGGGACCACCGTTGCCGAGGCGCCCGTGGGGGTCGGTGGGATGGCCGGGCTCTCGTTTCCGTACCAGGTCGCAGCCGCCGTCGCGCTCGCGGTGTGCGGGGTGATCGCCTGTGTCCAGCTGGCCATGGTCTTTCTGCACGTCGCGCCCTCCAACACACTGACCAAGCAGCACGGCGCGGCCGTCGACGAGTGGATCTACCCCGAGTTCGAACAGAACTGGAAGCTCTTCGCCCCCAACCCGTTGCAGCAGAACGTCGCCGTGCAGGTGCGTACGGAGCTGGCCGGTCCTGACGGCCCCCGCACCACGGCCTGGACGGATCTCTCCGCCGAGGACGGACGGGCGATACGCGGCAATCTGCTGCCCAGCCACGTCCAGCAGAACGAACTCCGCCGGGCCTGGGACTTCTACGTCGGATCGCACGACGACCAGAACCGGGCCAACGGCCTGCGCGGCAGCCTCTCCGAGCAGTACGTCCGCCGCCTCGTGATGCTGCGCCTCACCGGGCACCACGACGGCGAGACCATCCTGCGCATCCAGGTCAGGTCGGAGGTGCGGGCCGTCGCGGCGCCCGAGTGGAGCGACGAGAAGATCAGCACCGGCCCGTCCTACCGCGTACTGCCCTGGTGGAAGGTCGAGGCGGCCGATGTGCCCAAGGGCACGGCCGGCTACGAGGAGGCGGACCAGTGA
- the paaA gene encoding 1,2-phenylacetyl-CoA epoxidase subunit PaaA: MAAVTAGQTAQATEGGAEGADAALQAAFDAAVAADERIEPRDWMPDAYRASLVRQMAQHAHSEIIGMQPEANWITRAPSLRRKAILMAKVQDEAGHGLYLYSAAETLGTGRDELLDKLHAGRQRYSSIFNYPTLTWADVGAIGWLVDGAAITNQVPLCRCSYGPYARAMVRVCKEESFHQRQGYELLLALSNGTPAQHEMAQDAVNRWWWPSLMMFGPPDDASAHSAQSMTWKIKRHSNDELRQRFVDICVPQAEALGLTLPDPDIRWNEERGQHDFGAIDWTEFQEVLKGNGPCNEQRLGQRRRAHEEGAWVREAAAAYAAKHTVVPNGKATA; encoded by the coding sequence ATGGCAGCGGTGACTGCGGGCCAGACAGCGCAGGCGACAGAGGGCGGGGCGGAGGGGGCCGACGCGGCCTTGCAGGCGGCCTTCGACGCCGCGGTGGCGGCCGACGAGCGCATCGAGCCGCGCGACTGGATGCCCGACGCCTACCGCGCCTCGCTGGTCAGGCAAATGGCCCAGCACGCCCACTCCGAAATCATCGGCATGCAGCCCGAGGCCAACTGGATCACCCGCGCCCCTTCGCTGCGCCGCAAGGCCATCCTCATGGCCAAGGTGCAGGACGAGGCGGGCCACGGTCTGTATCTGTACAGCGCCGCCGAGACGCTGGGCACGGGACGTGACGAACTGCTCGACAAGCTCCACGCGGGCCGTCAGCGGTATTCCTCGATCTTCAACTACCCGACGCTGACCTGGGCGGACGTCGGCGCCATCGGCTGGCTCGTGGACGGCGCCGCGATCACCAACCAGGTCCCCCTGTGCCGCTGCTCCTACGGCCCCTACGCCCGCGCGATGGTCCGCGTCTGCAAGGAGGAGTCGTTCCACCAGCGCCAGGGCTACGAGCTGCTCCTCGCCCTCAGCAACGGCACCCCCGCGCAGCACGAGATGGCCCAGGACGCGGTGAACCGGTGGTGGTGGCCGTCCCTGATGATGTTCGGCCCGCCCGACGACGCCTCCGCGCATTCGGCGCAGTCGATGACCTGGAAGATCAAGCGGCATTCCAACGACGAGCTGCGGCAGCGCTTCGTGGACATCTGCGTCCCCCAGGCCGAGGCACTCGGCCTCACCCTCCCCGACCCGGACATCCGGTGGAACGAGGAGCGCGGACAGCACGACTTCGGCGCGATCGACTGGACGGAGTTCCAGGAGGTCCTGAAGGGCAACGGCCCGTGCAACGAGCAGCGCCTCGGCCAGCGCCGCCGGGCCCACGAGGAAGGCGCCTGGGTCCGCGAGGCCGCCGCCGCGTACGCGGCCAAACACACGGTCGTACCGAATGG